Proteins found in one Geomonas subterranea genomic segment:
- the rimI gene encoding ribosomal protein S18-alanine N-acetyltransferase yields MCIEDLDKVLQIESASFPRPWTRRHFLDEMESPGSHPVVAVTAGGEVGGYLCLTQVLDEAEILDVAVDPSLRGRGIGRALVDWAVAFCRQRKLALLCLEVRVGNHEAISLYRRLGFTEVGRRKNYYENGDDAILMDLSIAQVEECDAV; encoded by the coding sequence ATGTGTATCGAGGACTTAGACAAGGTCCTCCAAATCGAGTCCGCCTCGTTCCCACGCCCCTGGACCCGGCGCCATTTCCTGGACGAGATGGAAAGCCCCGGCAGCCACCCGGTGGTGGCCGTGACCGCCGGCGGAGAGGTCGGGGGGTACCTGTGCCTCACCCAGGTGCTGGACGAGGCGGAGATACTCGACGTCGCCGTCGACCCCTCTCTCAGGGGGCGCGGGATCGGACGCGCCCTGGTCGACTGGGCCGTCGCCTTCTGCCGGCAGCGGAAGCTCGCTCTGCTCTGCCTGGAGGTGCGGGTGGGGAACCACGAGGCGATCTCCTTGTACCGGCGCCTGGGCTTTACCGAGGTGGGGCGCCGCAAGAACTACTACGAAAATGGCGACGACGCCATTCTGATGGACCTATCCATAGCTCAAGTAGAGGAATGCGATGCAGTTTAA
- a CDS encoding dihydroorotate dehydrogenase electron transfer subunit: MQFKSMVISNVEVSPNYFRMRMTAPQELASAVPGQFVMLKVNDAIDPLLRRPFGLFDVGSFVPEYAGCGAQVYCEILYKVVGKGTKLLSALHHGDLVDLLVPLGKGFQMGPAGEEKVLVGGGVGLAPLYYLAKELKERGEKVRLFAGGRNRDDVLCITEFERLGVETYVATDDGTLGERGFVTQVLERHLSSGMRIFACGPTPMLNAVAKMSQEHGVPCQVSMEAYMACGVGACLGCVMKGANHTDETPDYRCVCKDGPVFDSFELQWS, from the coding sequence ATGCAGTTTAAATCAATGGTTATCTCCAACGTCGAGGTGTCGCCCAATTACTTCAGGATGAGGATGACCGCTCCCCAGGAACTCGCCTCCGCGGTCCCCGGGCAGTTCGTCATGCTGAAGGTGAACGACGCCATCGATCCGCTGCTGCGGCGTCCCTTCGGTCTCTTCGACGTGGGGAGCTTCGTTCCCGAGTACGCCGGCTGCGGCGCGCAGGTCTACTGCGAGATCCTGTACAAGGTGGTGGGGAAGGGGACCAAGCTCCTCTCCGCGCTGCACCACGGCGACCTGGTCGACCTCCTGGTCCCGCTGGGGAAGGGGTTCCAGATGGGCCCGGCCGGCGAGGAGAAGGTCCTCGTGGGAGGCGGCGTGGGCCTCGCCCCGCTTTACTATCTGGCCAAGGAGCTCAAGGAGCGCGGCGAGAAGGTGCGCCTCTTCGCCGGGGGGCGCAACCGCGACGACGTCCTCTGCATCACCGAGTTCGAGAGGCTGGGCGTTGAAACCTACGTGGCGACCGACGACGGCACCCTGGGCGAGCGCGGCTTCGTGACTCAGGTGCTGGAGCGCCACCTCTCCTCCGGCATGCGCATCTTCGCCTGCGGCCCGACCCCGATGCTGAACGCGGTGGCCAAGATGTCCCAGGAGCACGGCGTTCCCTGCCAGGTTTCCATGGAGGCCTACATGGCCTGCGGCGTGGGAGCCTGCCTCGGGTGCGTCATGAAGGGGGCCAATCACACCGACGAGACCCCCGATTACCGCTGCGTCTGCAAGGACGGTCCCGTATTCGACAGTTTTGAACTGCAATGGAGTTAG
- a CDS encoding dihydroorotate dehydrogenase, producing MQRPDMSVVLAGIQMRNPVMTASGTFGYGAEFADYLDLESIGAMVTKGLSLKPKAGNPTPRIVETPGGMLNAIGLQNVGIDAFIEQKLPYLKNVNTPVIANLYGNTLEEYGEVASRLDGLAGVAGIEVNISCPNVKQGGIVFGTDPGAAQEVVSLVKRNTSKPLIVKLSPNVTDVVLMAKACADAGADALSLINTLTGMAIDLERRRPVLANVTGGLSGPAIKPVALRMVWQVAKAVKLPLIGIGGIMNGRDALEFILAGATAIQVGTASFLDPSAAQRIAQEMEQYLSEHGIESVRSLIGALEV from the coding sequence ATGCAACGACCTGACATGTCCGTGGTTCTCGCCGGGATACAGATGCGCAACCCCGTCATGACCGCCTCCGGCACCTTCGGCTACGGCGCCGAGTTCGCCGACTACCTCGACCTGGAAAGCATCGGCGCCATGGTGACCAAGGGGCTCTCCCTGAAGCCCAAGGCCGGCAACCCGACGCCGCGCATCGTGGAGACCCCGGGGGGGATGCTGAACGCCATCGGCCTGCAGAACGTGGGGATCGACGCCTTCATCGAGCAGAAGCTTCCCTACCTGAAGAACGTGAACACCCCGGTGATCGCCAACCTCTACGGCAACACGCTCGAGGAGTACGGCGAGGTGGCGAGCCGGCTCGACGGCCTTGCCGGCGTGGCCGGCATCGAGGTCAACATCTCCTGCCCCAACGTGAAGCAGGGGGGGATCGTGTTCGGCACCGACCCCGGCGCAGCGCAGGAGGTGGTTTCCCTGGTGAAGAGGAACACCTCCAAGCCGCTCATCGTTAAGCTCTCCCCCAACGTCACCGACGTGGTGCTCATGGCCAAGGCCTGCGCCGATGCCGGTGCCGACGCGCTTTCGCTCATCAACACCCTGACCGGCATGGCCATCGACCTCGAGCGTCGCCGCCCGGTGCTGGCCAACGTCACCGGCGGCCTCTCCGGTCCCGCCATCAAGCCGGTGGCCCTCAGGATGGTCTGGCAGGTGGCCAAAGCGGTCAAGCTCCCGCTCATCGGCATCGGCGGCATCATGAACGGCCGCGACGCCCTGGAGTTCATCCTGGCCGGCGCCACCGCCATCCAGGTGGGGACCGCGAGCTTCCTCGATCCCTCCGCCGCGCAGAGGATCGCGCAGGAGATGGAACAGTACCTCTCAGAGCACGGCATTGAAAGTGTCCGCTCGCTGATCGGAGCCCTCGAGGTCTGA
- a CDS encoding KamA family radical SAM protein: protein MEAWESSLKKCITSPEELAGLFHAPGEELAEVARRYPMRITPYYLGLIREAGDPIWRQCVPDPAELHDLAQSPDPLDEERLSPVPGLIHRYPDRVVFLVSTACAVYCRFCMRKRGVGCQGMSPAPVDEAVAYIASKPQIRDVILSGGDPLLLSDDRLDQILTALRRIPHVEIIRIGTRAPVTLPERVTARLARMLKRHQPLYVNTHFNHPREITGPSARACARLADAGIQLGNQSVLLKGVNDDPRVMRELMQRLLAIRVRPYYIHQMDLVRGTAHFRTRVADGIGVVSALRGHTSGLAVPHYVIDLPGGKGKVEVASARFSADGSRLLVRNYLGEEIEYPET from the coding sequence ATGGAAGCCTGGGAGAGCAGCCTCAAGAAATGCATCACCAGCCCGGAGGAGCTTGCCGGGCTTTTTCATGCGCCGGGGGAGGAACTCGCAGAGGTGGCGCGCCGCTACCCGATGCGCATCACCCCGTACTACCTGGGACTTATCCGCGAGGCGGGGGACCCGATCTGGCGCCAGTGCGTCCCGGACCCGGCCGAACTGCACGACCTGGCCCAGTCCCCCGATCCCCTGGACGAGGAACGTCTCTCGCCGGTACCCGGCCTGATCCACCGCTACCCGGACCGGGTGGTGTTCCTGGTCTCCACCGCCTGTGCCGTCTACTGCCGCTTCTGCATGAGGAAAAGAGGGGTCGGGTGCCAGGGGATGAGCCCCGCGCCTGTGGACGAGGCCGTGGCCTACATCGCCTCCAAACCGCAGATCCGTGACGTCATCCTCTCCGGCGGCGACCCGCTGCTGCTCTCCGACGACCGCCTGGACCAGATCCTCACCGCCCTGCGCCGCATCCCGCACGTCGAGATCATCAGGATCGGCACCCGGGCCCCGGTGACCCTCCCGGAACGTGTGACGGCGAGGCTCGCGCGCATGCTGAAGCGCCACCAGCCGCTCTACGTGAACACCCACTTCAACCACCCGCGCGAGATAACTGGACCGTCGGCCCGGGCCTGTGCGCGCCTGGCCGATGCCGGCATTCAGCTGGGCAACCAGAGCGTGCTCCTCAAGGGGGTGAACGACGATCCCCGGGTGATGCGCGAACTGATGCAGCGCCTTTTGGCCATCAGGGTGCGTCCCTACTACATCCACCAGATGGACCTGGTCCGTGGGACCGCGCATTTCCGGACCCGCGTCGCCGACGGCATCGGGGTCGTGTCCGCCCTGCGCGGCCACACCTCTGGGCTCGCCGTACCGCACTATGTGATCGATCTCCCCGGAGGGAAGGGGAAGGTGGAGGTCGCCTCGGCCCGGTTCAGCGCCGACGGGAGCCGCCTTTTGGTGCGCAACTACCTCGGCGAGGAGATCGAGTACCCGGAAACCTGA
- a CDS encoding LysR family transcriptional regulator: protein MQTEYLKTLVVLGQVGSFSKAATDLSITQSAVSQRIKYLEEHYGCQLVDRSGKLLLLTEAGTLVVQRAGQILLLEAQLANDLKHRGEKSRLSICCTPTFGVGFLPHVLEKFMARKADNVDLRFMFHSLDRAVKALQENEFDLAVIEHCEAMDVPGFEIVELPGDQLIFVSAPSLGLPPGVVELERLFQYCLIARKPDCTSRRLLNMNLSRYDRGIDDFKAVVVVDDLRLALETVHSGGGIAFVSRSIAARELESGELLQHDVAGFEHSRRRSVVVKSERRHDPAVVEFLGCIDAGFPLRDSC, encoded by the coding sequence ATGCAAACCGAGTATCTTAAGACGCTGGTGGTGTTAGGGCAGGTGGGAAGTTTTTCCAAGGCGGCGACCGATCTCTCGATCACGCAGTCGGCTGTGTCGCAGCGCATCAAGTACCTGGAGGAGCATTACGGTTGCCAGCTGGTGGACCGTTCCGGGAAGCTGTTACTGTTGACCGAGGCTGGAACGCTGGTGGTGCAGCGTGCCGGGCAGATACTTCTTTTGGAGGCGCAGCTTGCCAACGACCTGAAGCACAGGGGAGAGAAGAGCCGTCTCTCCATCTGCTGTACACCGACCTTCGGCGTCGGATTCCTGCCCCATGTCCTGGAGAAATTCATGGCCCGCAAGGCCGACAACGTCGACCTCCGTTTCATGTTCCATTCGCTGGATCGGGCCGTGAAGGCGCTTCAGGAAAACGAATTCGACCTGGCCGTCATCGAACATTGCGAGGCGATGGACGTTCCCGGTTTTGAAATCGTGGAACTCCCGGGCGACCAGCTGATTTTCGTGAGCGCGCCTTCCCTGGGGCTCCCCCCCGGTGTGGTCGAGCTGGAGCGGCTTTTCCAGTACTGCCTGATCGCCCGCAAACCCGACTGCACGTCGCGCCGGCTGCTGAACATGAACCTGTCGCGCTACGACCGCGGGATCGATGATTTCAAAGCGGTGGTCGTGGTAGACGATCTCCGCCTGGCGCTGGAAACCGTGCATTCCGGTGGAGGGATAGCCTTCGTTTCACGCAGCATTGCGGCACGGGAGCTGGAGTCAGGGGAGCTGCTGCAGCACGACGTAGCCGGATTCGAACACTCGCGCCGGCGCAGCGTGGTGGTGAAGAGCGAGCGCAGGCATGACCCGGCCGTGGTGGAGTTTCTTGGCTGTATCGACGCCGGCTTTCCCCTTAGAGACTCGTGCTGA
- a CDS encoding Sjogren's syndrome/scleroderma autoantigen 1 family protein, translating into MRRVSVEEEILKDRPVVVKDATEVCAICGSPLQRDKESGELLCPLCDIEDVP; encoded by the coding sequence ATGAGAAGGGTAAGTGTGGAAGAAGAAATCCTGAAGGACAGGCCGGTGGTGGTAAAAGATGCGACGGAGGTGTGTGCCATTTGCGGCTCCCCGCTGCAAAGGGACAAGGAGAGCGGTGAACTCCTCTGTCCGCTGTGCGACATCGAGGACGTTCCGTGA
- a CDS encoding TraR/DksA family transcriptional regulator — translation MAEKLEGDQLEFRNLLAEYKRRLWADLREELFSQTGEDLATQYDIPQDPGEKSMLDALSDAGLAVADLRRQQLTALEEAQSRVESGTYGTCEGCGEPIGLPRLKLMPFTALCVECQKEQEGPSRPPGNKI, via the coding sequence ATGGCGGAGAAATTGGAAGGCGATCAGCTTGAATTCAGAAATCTGCTGGCCGAGTACAAGCGCCGGCTCTGGGCCGATCTGCGCGAAGAGCTATTTTCACAGACGGGGGAGGACCTGGCGACCCAGTACGACATTCCGCAGGACCCCGGCGAGAAGAGCATGCTCGACGCGCTCTCGGACGCCGGCCTCGCCGTCGCAGACCTCCGGCGGCAGCAGCTTACCGCGTTGGAGGAAGCGCAAAGCCGCGTGGAGTCGGGGACCTACGGCACGTGCGAGGGGTGCGGGGAGCCCATCGGATTGCCACGATTGAAATTGATGCCGTTCACCGCGTTGTGCGTGGAGTGCCAGAAGGAACAGGAAGGCCCATCGAGACCCCCGGGAAACAAGATTTAG
- a CDS encoding dethiobiotin synthase, with protein MAKKIFVAATGQNCGKTTISISLMHQARRKYQRVGFVKPFGPKVLLYDDFMVDMDALLMAKAFGLEEDIALMSPVALYRDFTKDYLAGKLDDLSLTDCILAAVRELEQKYDFLIIEGAGHGGVGAVIGLSNAKVAKLIGAPVMIVSESGIGKVIDAVHLNLALYEREGADVRGIIVNKMMPSKKEVTSKYLKRAFEPQIKVIDGFNYSPVLANPTLSHISKLFDLPLHGDLNQKSRIIHNIQLGAASSQRVVDGLLDSTLMIVTSSRDELIVTLSSLYHIPAYKERIAGLVISGHAPVSEVTQQILHDSHIPYIRVEETTAEVFTALSDDVAKITYEDQEKLNWIMANAEKDVDFSAIDALL; from the coding sequence ATGGCGAAAAAGATCTTCGTTGCGGCGACCGGACAAAACTGTGGCAAGACGACCATCAGCATTTCGCTCATGCACCAGGCCAGGAGGAAGTACCAAAGGGTCGGCTTCGTGAAGCCGTTCGGCCCGAAAGTGCTCCTTTATGACGACTTCATGGTGGATATGGACGCGTTATTGATGGCCAAGGCCTTCGGTCTGGAAGAGGACATCGCGCTCATGTCGCCGGTGGCGCTGTACCGGGATTTCACCAAGGACTACCTGGCCGGCAAGCTCGACGACCTCTCCCTGACGGACTGCATCCTCGCGGCGGTGCGGGAACTGGAGCAGAAATACGACTTTCTCATCATCGAGGGGGCGGGACATGGGGGCGTGGGTGCCGTGATCGGGCTCTCCAACGCCAAGGTGGCGAAGCTCATCGGAGCGCCGGTCATGATCGTGAGCGAAAGCGGCATCGGCAAGGTGATCGACGCGGTGCACCTGAACCTGGCGCTTTACGAGCGGGAAGGAGCGGACGTGAGGGGGATCATCGTCAACAAGATGATGCCCAGCAAGAAGGAGGTCACCAGCAAGTACCTGAAACGCGCCTTCGAGCCGCAGATCAAGGTGATCGACGGCTTCAACTACTCGCCGGTCCTTGCCAACCCGACCCTGAGCCACATCTCCAAGCTTTTCGATCTCCCGTTACACGGGGACCTGAACCAGAAAAGCCGGATCATCCACAACATCCAGCTGGGCGCGGCCTCATCGCAGCGGGTGGTCGACGGGTTGCTCGACTCGACCCTGATGATCGTCACCAGCTCCAGGGACGAACTCATCGTGACGCTCTCGTCGCTGTACCACATCCCGGCCTACAAGGAGAGGATCGCCGGCCTCGTCATTTCCGGCCATGCGCCGGTTTCCGAGGTGACCCAGCAGATACTGCACGACTCGCACATCCCGTACATCCGGGTGGAGGAAACCACGGCCGAAGTCTTCACCGCGCTCTCCGACGACGTGGCCAAGATCACCTATGAAGACCAGGAGAAGCTGAACTGGATCATGGCCAACGCCGAAAAGGACGTCGACTTCTCCGCCATCGACGCGCTGCTGTAA